The following proteins come from a genomic window of Microtus ochrogaster isolate Prairie Vole_2 unplaced genomic scaffold, MicOch1.0 UNK1, whole genome shotgun sequence:
- the Fancd2os gene encoding FANCD2 opposite strand protein isoform X2, producing MAGYQLWSPWTPLDESFQWLRHTTPTPCSKHPFRASPCFPHTPSDLEVQLCFQEVTLVLDSPLVAPGESPKLPCHTSELQAVNNKKGPVRKPQPVRLHGVDSVFGRVITAQPPKWTGTFRVSDKSAFCKIISREHQWPTGLKEPQIQMTVTMCKQMLRSILLLYATYKKCTFALQHSK from the coding sequence ATGGCAGGATACCAGCTCTGGTCACCATGGACTCCACTGGATGAGAGCTTCCAATGGCTGCGGCACACAACACCTACCCCTTGCTCCAAACACCCTTTCAGGGCCTCTCCTTGCTTCCCGCATACCCCTTCTGACCTTGAAGTGCAGCTGTGCTTTCAAGAAGTCACTCTTGTCCTAGACAGCCCACTTGTGGCGCCTGGAGAGAGCCCCAAGTTACCCTGCCACACCTCAGAGCTCCAAGCAGTGAACAACAAGAAAGGACCGGTGAGGAAGCCCCAGCCAGTCCGCCTCCATGGAGTAGATTCTGTTTTCGGTAGGGTCATCACAGCCCAGCCACCCAAGTGGACTGGAACCTTCAGAGTCTCAGACAAGTCAGCCTTCTGCAAAATTATCAGCAGAGAGCATCAGTGGCCCACTGGTCTCAAGGAGCCTCAGATTCAGATGACAGTGACTATGTGCAAACAGATGCTACGCTCTATCCTCCTGCTGTATGCCACGTACAAGAAGTGCACCTTTGCCTTGCAGCACTCCAAGTAA
- the Fancd2os gene encoding FANCD2 opposite strand protein isoform X1, with product MSLLLWSLQSARSSVGLSMAGYQLWSPWTPLDESFQWLRHTTPTPCSKHPFRASPCFPHTPSDLEVQLCFQEVTLVLDSPLVAPGESPKLPCHTSELQAVNNKKGPVRKPQPVRLHGVDSVFGRVITAQPPKWTGTFRVSDKSAFCKIISREHQWPTGLKEPQIQMTVTMCKQMLRSILLLYATYKKCTFALQHSK from the exons ATGAGTCTGCTACTCTGGAGCCTGCAATCCGCGCGGAGTTCAGTAG GACTGTCGATGGCAGGATACCAGCTCTGGTCACCATGGACTCCACTGGATGAGAGCTTCCAATGGCTGCGGCACACAACACCTACCCCTTGCTCCAAACACCCTTTCAGGGCCTCTCCTTGCTTCCCGCATACCCCTTCTGACCTTGAAGTGCAGCTGTGCTTTCAAGAAGTCACTCTTGTCCTAGACAGCCCACTTGTGGCGCCTGGAGAGAGCCCCAAGTTACCCTGCCACACCTCAGAGCTCCAAGCAGTGAACAACAAGAAAGGACCGGTGAGGAAGCCCCAGCCAGTCCGCCTCCATGGAGTAGATTCTGTTTTCGGTAGGGTCATCACAGCCCAGCCACCCAAGTGGACTGGAACCTTCAGAGTCTCAGACAAGTCAGCCTTCTGCAAAATTATCAGCAGAGAGCATCAGTGGCCCACTGGTCTCAAGGAGCCTCAGATTCAGATGACAGTGACTATGTGCAAACAGATGCTACGCTCTATCCTCCTGCTGTATGCCACGTACAAGAAGTGCACCTTTGCCTTGCAGCACTCCAAGTAA
- the Brk1 gene encoding protein BRICK1 → MAGQEDPVQREIHQDWANREYIEIITSSIKKISDFLNSFDMSCRSRLATLNEKLTALERRIEYIEARVTKGETLT, encoded by the exons ATGGCGGGACAAGAGGATCCGGTGCAGCGGGAGATTCACCAGGACTGGGCGAATCGGGAGTACATTGAGATCATCACCAGCAGCATCAAGAAAATCTCGGACTTTCTCAACTCTTTCG ATATGTCTTGTCGTTCAAGACTCGCAACACTAAATGAGAAATTGACAGCCCTTGAACGGAGAATAGAGTACATTGAAGCGAGG GTGACAAAGGGTGAGACTCTCACCTAG